A single window of Streptomyces sudanensis DNA harbors:
- the nadD gene encoding nicotinate-nucleotide adenylyltransferase has product MGEQEVPRSPGKRRLGVMGGTFDPIHHGHLVAASEVAALFHLDEVVFVPTGQPWQKSHKTVSPAEDRYLMTVIATASNPQFSVSRIDIDRAGPTYTIDTLRDLRSLNPDTDLFFITGADALSQIMPGWRNAEELFSLAHFIGVTRPGHDLSDDGLPEGGVSLVEVPALSISSSDCRQRVAQGDPVWYLVPDGVVRYIDKRQLYRGQ; this is encoded by the coding sequence ATGGGAGAGCAGGAAGTGCCGAGAAGTCCCGGCAAGCGCCGCCTGGGGGTGATGGGCGGGACGTTCGACCCGATCCACCACGGACACCTGGTGGCCGCCAGCGAGGTGGCCGCCCTGTTCCACCTCGACGAGGTGGTGTTCGTGCCGACCGGGCAGCCCTGGCAGAAGAGCCACAAGACGGTGTCCCCGGCCGAGGACCGCTACCTCATGACGGTCATCGCCACGGCGTCGAACCCGCAGTTCTCGGTCAGCCGCATCGACATCGACCGGGCGGGCCCCACGTACACCATCGACACCCTGCGGGACCTGCGCTCCCTCAACCCGGACACGGATCTGTTCTTCATCACCGGCGCGGACGCGCTGTCGCAGATCATGCCGGGGTGGCGCAACGCCGAGGAGCTCTTCTCCCTCGCGCACTTCATCGGAGTGACCCGTCCCGGCCACGACCTGTCGGACGACGGCCTGCCCGAGGGCGGCGTCTCCCTCGTCGAGGTGCCGGCCCTGTCCATCTCGTCGTCGGACTGCCGTCAGAGGGTCGCGCAGGGCGATCCCGTCTGGTACCTGGTACCGGACGGCGTGGTGCGCTACATCGACAAGCGCCAGCTGTACCGGGGCCAGTGA